Proteins encoded by one window of Arachis ipaensis cultivar K30076 chromosome B04, Araip1.1, whole genome shotgun sequence:
- the LOC107637996 gene encoding high mobility group B protein 6, giving the protein MQTQTQTHTPISIPPKPRPRSGRTPLQPKNNLPVDLRPKPKPKPESEPLCEITPVRDKENRTIAITAAAEATLPPHTAAALALVQVQLPEASSLAEELSAIKKKLERMRIDKEKTETALKEKDAKLDAMMKELEDRGELQKKFEIEVDRLFRLKELKYRCMRVSPMRTLREKEHGKIVNEAAPSSQSQSQSEEKSKNEETTSFECESEGEECEVQSPGSACSQTDTNTKQKS; this is encoded by the exons ATGCAAACGCAAACACAAACTCACACTCCGATTTCCATACCTCCGAAACCTCGGCCGCGATCAGGCCGGACGCCACTCCAGCCGAAGAACAACTTGCCCGTCGATCTCCGGCCGAAGCCCAAGCCCAAGCCCGAATCTGAACCACTCTGCGAGATCACACCCGTCCGCGACAAGGAGAACCGTACTATCGCGATCACAGCCGCAGCGGAAGCTACTCTTCCTCCTCATACTGCGGCTGCGTTGGCTCTGGTGCAAGTGCAACTCCCCGAGGCGTCGTCACTGGCGGAGGAGCTGAGCGCGATCAAGAAGAAGCTGGAGAGGATGAGGATCGATAAGGAGAAGACGGAGACAGCGCTGAAGGAGAAGGACGCGAAGCTCGACGCCATGATGAAGGAGCTCGAAGACAGAGGAGAGCTTCAGAAGAAGTTCGAGATCGAGGTTGATCGCTTGTTCCGCTTGAAGGAGCTCAAATATCGATgcatg AGAGTTTCTCCGATGAGAACATTAAGAGAGAAGGAACATGGAAAGATCGTTAATGAAGCTGCTCCATCGTCGCAATCTCAATCTCAATCAGAG GAGAAGAGTAAGAATGaggaaacgacgtcgtttgagTGCGAATCTGAAGGAGAGGAGTGTGAAGTGCAGAGTCCCGGTTCGGCTTGTTCACAAACTGATACTAACACAAAGCAAAAATCATAA
- the LOC107639709 gene encoding uncharacterized protein LOC107639709, with protein sequence MVLFVEMRPNLLSGDADNFLLEDISQVGDVVLVPDESMIENEFKMVGLETLVGYKVVTPSQRNIGKVHGYTFSLNSGAVEELELDSFGLSIIPSSLVSTYSLLVEDVVEVVSDAVMVREAAASRIQRLSKGFLATRM encoded by the exons ATGGTTTTATTTGTGGAGATGAGGCCAAACTTGCTTTCTGGGGATGCAGATAACTTCCTTCTGGAGGACATTAGTCAG GTCGGGGATGTCGTCCTTGTCCCGGATGAAAGCATGATAGAGAACGAATTTAAAATGGTTGGATTGGAGACCCTG GTTGGATACAAAGTTGTAACACCCTCTCAACGGAATATTGGAAAG GTGCATGGATACACGTTCAGCCTCAATTCAGGTGCTGTTGAAGAACTTGAGCTTGATTCATTTGGACTATCAATTATCCCTTCAAGTTTG GTGAGTACTTACTCTTTGCTAGTCGAGGATGTAGTGGAAGTAGTATCTGATGCTGTTATGGTTCGCGAAGCTGCAGCGTCACGTATACAAAGGCTTTCAAAG GGTTTCTTGGCAACCAGAATGTAG